One SAR86 cluster bacterium genomic window carries:
- a CDS encoding RluA family pseudouridine synthase, producing the protein MITKTFNIDEANINKRLDSFLSDILDDISRGLVQQLIEQGNVLVNDLEVKKNYKLRLNDQIQVILQFPEVIEDESQNIPLDIVFENEDFYIINKQAGLTVHPGAGQKDNTLLNGLLHLNKKACELSRCGIVHRLDKETSGLMVVAKNHSSQTILTNLIKDRAIERKYYALVHGNVISGGTIDEPIERHPKNRLIFTVDQEGKESKTHYLVKERYENFSLLDVKLETGRTHQIRVHLKHIGFPIAGDKQYTKISNWKGSSEKELNVINSLKGQFLHAYSLAFLFKNESFSFSAELPDYLTTVLKDL; encoded by the coding sequence ATGATAACAAAAACTTTTAATATTGACGAAGCCAATATTAACAAGAGGCTTGATTCATTTCTTTCTGATATTTTGGACGATATTTCAAGAGGATTAGTTCAACAATTAATTGAACAAGGTAATGTATTGGTAAATGATCTTGAAGTTAAAAAAAATTATAAACTGCGGTTAAATGATCAAATTCAAGTCATTTTACAATTTCCAGAAGTTATTGAAGATGAGTCTCAAAACATTCCTTTAGATATAGTTTTCGAAAATGAAGATTTTTACATCATCAATAAACAAGCAGGGCTTACAGTTCATCCAGGAGCTGGCCAAAAAGATAACACTTTGCTAAATGGGCTTTTGCATTTAAATAAAAAAGCTTGTGAACTTTCAAGATGTGGCATAGTTCATAGATTGGACAAAGAGACAAGTGGTTTAATGGTTGTAGCAAAAAATCATAGTTCTCAAACAATACTTACCAATTTAATAAAAGACAGAGCTATTGAAAGAAAATATTATGCACTGGTCCACGGAAATGTAATTTCTGGCGGGACTATTGATGAGCCCATTGAAAGACATCCAAAAAATAGATTGATTTTTACTGTTGATCAGGAGGGAAAAGAATCAAAAACTCACTACCTTGTAAAAGAGAGGTATGAAAATTTTTCCCTACTTGATGTGAAATTAGAGACTGGCAGAACACATCAAATAAGAGTTCATCTAAAACACATCGGTTTTCCTATTGCAGGTGATAAGCAATATACAAAGATTTCTAACTGGAAGGGAAGTTCAGAAAAAGAACTTAATGTTATCAATTCTCTTAAAGGGCAATTTTTACATGCTTACAGCTTGGCCTTTTTATTTAAAAATGAGAGCTTTTCATTTTCTGCAGAATTGCCAGATTACCTTACAACAGTATTAAAAGACCTCTAA
- the rho gene encoding transcription termination factor Rho yields the protein MNALELKQKNTKELLEIAEGHGLKHVSRQKKADIIFNILKTISSDGKELLGGGILETLPDGFGFLRSPWGSYLAGPDDVYVSPSQIRKFNLRTGDFVVGNIRPPREQERYFALVQVETINDNEPKKSQEKIAFENLTPLFPDSRLKLETGSGSSEDISPRIIDLVAPIGKGQRGLIVSPPKAGKTLLLQNLAQSIIKNSPDVHVIVLLIDERPEEVTDMQRSVDAEVVASTFDESPQRHVQVADLVIEKAKRLVEHKKDVVILLDSITRLGRAYNTVQPASGKILTGGVDSNALERPKRFYGAARNVEEGGSLTILATALVETGSKMDEVIYEEFKGTGNMEVHLERKIAERRIFPAINILRSGTRREDLLTEETELQRMVALRKVVSDMEEVAATEFLISKLKNTKTNEEFFSSMTKPKAK from the coding sequence ATGAATGCATTAGAATTAAAACAAAAAAACACTAAAGAACTGTTAGAAATTGCTGAAGGTCATGGTTTAAAGCACGTCTCCAGACAGAAAAAAGCAGACATAATTTTTAATATTCTTAAAACAATCTCTTCTGATGGGAAAGAGTTATTAGGAGGTGGAATCCTAGAAACCTTACCTGATGGGTTTGGTTTTTTGAGATCTCCTTGGGGCTCTTATCTTGCAGGGCCAGATGATGTTTATGTTTCACCAAGTCAAATAAGAAAATTTAACTTAAGAACAGGTGATTTTGTAGTAGGAAATATAAGACCACCAAGAGAGCAAGAAAGATATTTTGCCTTAGTACAGGTAGAGACAATTAATGATAATGAGCCTAAGAAAAGTCAAGAAAAAATAGCTTTTGAAAATTTAACTCCTTTGTTTCCAGACTCTAGACTAAAACTTGAAACTGGTTCAGGAAGTTCTGAAGATATTTCACCAAGAATAATTGATCTTGTAGCACCAATTGGAAAAGGGCAGAGAGGTTTGATTGTGTCTCCTCCTAAAGCTGGTAAGACATTACTTTTACAAAATCTTGCTCAGTCAATTATTAAAAATAGTCCTGATGTGCATGTGATAGTTTTACTTATTGATGAGAGGCCTGAAGAAGTTACAGATATGCAAAGGTCTGTAGATGCAGAAGTTGTAGCGAGCACTTTTGATGAATCTCCACAAAGACATGTTCAAGTTGCAGATCTTGTTATAGAGAAAGCAAAAAGACTTGTTGAGCATAAAAAAGATGTAGTGATTTTGCTCGACTCAATTACTAGACTTGGTCGTGCATACAACACAGTTCAGCCTGCTAGTGGAAAGATTTTAACAGGTGGTGTTGATTCAAACGCTTTAGAAAGACCAAAAAGATTTTACGGTGCAGCAAGAAATGTTGAAGAGGGAGGTAGCTTAACAATTTTAGCTACAGCTCTTGTTGAAACAGGTTCAAAAATGGATGAAGTTATTTATGAGGAATTTAAAGGCACAGGAAATATGGAAGTTCATTTAGAACGGAAAATTGCTGAAAGAAGAATCTTCCCTGCTATAAATATTCTTCGATCAGGTACAAGAAGAGAAGACCTATTAACAGAAGAAACAGAATTACAAAGAATGGTAGCTTTAAGAAAGGTCGTAAGCGATATGGAAGAAGTTGCTGCCACTGAATTTTTGATTTCTAAACTTAAAAACACAAAAACTAATGAAGAATTCTTTTCTTCAATGACAAAACCAAAAGCTAAATAA
- the aroQ gene encoding type II 3-dehydroquinate dehydratase encodes MKILIINGPNLNMLGSRETDVYGNKSLSDLESMLVGKKHDVNLEFFQSNSEKEIIEKIHSQKTENYSYGIFNFGAFTHTSIAIRDAILSVKLPFYEVHISNVYAREEFRHKSFFNDIAVGSIVGFGFDGYEFALDKIMRGKDGS; translated from the coding sequence ATGAAAATTTTGATAATAAATGGACCTAACTTAAATATGCTTGGAAGTCGTGAGACTGATGTTTATGGAAACAAATCATTAAGCGATTTAGAGAGCATGTTAGTTGGGAAAAAACATGATGTAAATTTAGAATTTTTTCAAAGTAATTCTGAAAAAGAGATTATTGAAAAGATTCACTCACAAAAAACTGAAAATTACAGCTATGGTATTTTTAATTTTGGTGCTTTTACTCATACTAGTATTGCTATAAGAGATGCGATACTTTCAGTAAAGCTACCATTTTATGAAGTACACATATCAAATGTTTATGCTCGAGAAGAATTTAGGCATAAATCTTTTTTTAATGACATAGCTGTAGGTTCAATTGTAGGTTTTGGTTTTGATGGGTATGAATTTGCTCTAGATAAAATTATGAGAGGTAAAGATGGATCTTAG
- a CDS encoding aldehyde dehydrogenase family protein produces the protein MGEKHSDLINKSRAAFLKWRALPAPERGNYIRLFGEALREQKKEVANQITFEAKKIISESEGEVQEVIDMCDFATGLSRQLYGLTMPSERPNHRLQEIWQPLGIVGCITAFNFPVAVFGWNFCLAAVCGNSIIWKPSPHSEGCADLTKKIWDSVAGEYKDLVLIKKGANEASVEFAEDENIALLSATGSCAMGKAIAPIVSARLGRNLLELGGNNAAIICPTADLDLTIKGVTFSAAGTTGQRCTTLRRLFVHEDIYEEVINKLIPSFESLKIGDPFDRNIQVGPLISEQSYDAMKKTLDACSSKAKKIHGGQKLDIEGGTYVQPAIVEVDSHIDEMKDETFAPILFVMPFNKLTDAIELQNSVKQGLSSSIFTNDFRESELFLGPEGSDCGIANVNIGTSGAEIGGAFGGEKETGGGRESGSDAWKAYMRRTTATLNYGTELPLAQGVEFGDKGKIMYEGMTFVRTENELIPQVAIHNRQRIEWIAEAGEDGRTYEEINAPNSYYRKCIKRRTYHGNHSSILQDLRYDVARGWIRLKHE, from the coding sequence ATGGGGGAAAAACACAGCGATTTAATAAATAAATCTAGAGCTGCTTTTTTAAAATGGAGAGCTTTACCAGCTCCTGAGCGTGGCAATTACATCAGGTTGTTTGGAGAAGCTCTTCGAGAGCAAAAAAAAGAAGTTGCAAATCAAATAACATTTGAAGCAAAAAAAATTATTTCAGAATCTGAAGGTGAGGTTCAAGAAGTCATTGATATGTGTGACTTTGCTACTGGTTTAAGTAGGCAGCTCTATGGTCTCACCATGCCAAGTGAAAGACCTAATCATCGATTGCAGGAGATTTGGCAACCTTTAGGTATTGTTGGTTGTATTACAGCTTTCAATTTTCCTGTAGCTGTGTTCGGTTGGAATTTTTGTTTAGCTGCTGTTTGCGGCAATAGTATTATTTGGAAACCATCACCTCATAGTGAGGGATGTGCAGACTTAACAAAAAAAATATGGGATTCTGTCGCAGGTGAATATAAGGATTTGGTTTTAATCAAAAAAGGAGCAAATGAGGCTTCAGTAGAATTTGCTGAAGATGAAAATATTGCCCTACTTTCTGCCACTGGAAGTTGTGCTATGGGCAAGGCTATTGCGCCAATAGTTTCAGCCAGATTAGGAAGAAACTTACTCGAACTTGGTGGGAATAACGCAGCTATTATTTGTCCAACTGCAGATCTGGATTTGACAATTAAAGGTGTGACTTTTTCTGCAGCAGGTACAACTGGTCAAAGATGCACAACATTAAGAAGACTCTTCGTACATGAAGACATTTATGAGGAGGTAATAAACAAACTTATACCTTCGTTTGAGAGTTTAAAAATTGGAGATCCTTTTGATAGAAATATTCAGGTGGGACCTTTAATTTCTGAGCAAAGTTACGATGCTATGAAAAAAACATTAGATGCTTGTTCGAGTAAAGCAAAGAAAATACATGGTGGTCAAAAATTAGATATCGAGGGCGGCACATATGTGCAGCCGGCAATTGTTGAAGTTGACAGCCATATCGATGAAATGAAAGATGAGACCTTTGCGCCAATTCTTTTTGTAATGCCATTTAATAAATTAACTGATGCTATTGAATTGCAAAACTCTGTTAAGCAAGGTTTAAGCAGCTCTATCTTTACTAATGATTTTCGAGAGTCAGAACTTTTCCTTGGTCCTGAGGGATCAGATTGTGGTATTGCAAATGTGAATATTGGCACAAGCGGCGCAGAAATTGGTGGTGCTTTTGGAGGAGAAAAAGAAACTGGAGGCGGCCGTGAATCAGGTTCAGATGCATGGAAAGCTTATATGAGAAGAACAACTGCAACTCTTAACTACGGAACAGAATTGCCCCTTGCTCAAGGAGTAGAGTTTGGAGATAAAGGGAAAATCATGTATGAAGGCATGACATTTGTAAGGACAGAAAATGAATTAATCCCACAAGTAGCAATTCATAATCGTCAAAGAATTGAATGGATCGCAGAGGCTGGTGAAGATGGTAGAACTTATGAGGAAATAAATGCACCAAATTCTTACTACAGAAAATGTATTAAAAGGCGAACTTACCATGGCAATCATTCAAGTATTCTTCAGGACCTAAGGTATGATGTAGCAAGAGGTTGGATAAGATTAAAACATGAATAA
- a CDS encoding outer membrane protein assembly factor BamD — protein MRYKYLLLILAGLWLGGCSSNDKKEEADTPEVSLYNLAQSRISSRNYTGAAEALFRIERSYPFGVYAEQARADLIYVHYMTGNFDASYAAAEKFIRLYPRNTNIDYAYFMKGMTGYYADDGLFSDFLTLNLAKRDVTGAKKSFADLTEFLIRYPESDYVDEARSRLVFLRNLIASNELDSAEYYLKRGAYVAALNRATYIIKNMPNTSEKKRALKIMREAYTKLGYKDYADKVKALEEVN, from the coding sequence ATGAGATATAAATACCTTTTATTGATTTTGGCAGGTCTCTGGCTTGGAGGCTGCTCCTCAAATGATAAGAAAGAAGAAGCAGACACACCTGAAGTGAGTCTCTATAATCTTGCGCAAAGTAGAATCAGTTCCAGAAATTATACTGGTGCTGCTGAAGCCCTATTTAGAATCGAAAGATCTTATCCATTTGGTGTTTATGCTGAGCAAGCAAGAGCAGATTTAATTTATGTACACTACATGACAGGCAATTTTGATGCCTCTTATGCAGCAGCTGAAAAATTCATTCGTCTCTATCCTAGGAATACAAATATAGATTATGCCTATTTTATGAAAGGAATGACTGGATACTATGCTGATGATGGTCTATTTAGTGATTTTTTAACATTAAATCTAGCAAAAAGAGATGTGACGGGTGCAAAAAAATCTTTTGCTGATCTTACAGAATTCTTAATTAGATATCCTGAAAGTGATTATGTAGATGAAGCTAGATCAAGATTAGTTTTTTTAAGGAATCTAATAGCTAGCAATGAACTTGATAGTGCTGAATATTACTTGAAAAGAGGGGCTTATGTTGCTGCACTAAATAGAGCTACCTATATTATCAAGAATATGCCCAATACTTCAGAAAAAAAACGTGCTCTTAAAATAATGAGAGAGGCTTATACAAAACTTGGCTATAAAGACTACGCTGACAAAGTAAAAGCTCTTGAAGAAGTAAACTAA
- a CDS encoding polyphenol oxidase family protein: protein MEEKIINYNELKFEILNEKPKIVIALKSKKIFSKVNETNKKKILNNLFSLNGYKDFNQNHGTNIFNHDEKGQKNYDGFFLAEKKKAMGLKTADCIPLFLWNKKVDKVFGLHCGWKGIVSGIIEKVLSSDNGKDLAFAFLGPHVSQANFEVQKDLISALERANFDTSKALVEKKQGFYLSLRELCRQKLENFSVEIINKESECSYEKKDKLFSFRRAKAKTSNNITFTWL from the coding sequence ATGGAAGAAAAAATAATTAACTACAACGAATTAAAATTTGAGATTCTTAACGAAAAACCAAAAATTGTTATTGCCTTAAAAAGTAAAAAAATTTTTTCTAAAGTGAATGAAACTAATAAAAAGAAAATATTAAATAACTTATTCAGCCTAAATGGTTACAAAGATTTTAATCAAAATCATGGAACAAATATTTTTAATCACGATGAAAAGGGTCAAAAAAATTATGATGGTTTCTTCTTGGCTGAAAAGAAAAAAGCGATGGGGTTAAAAACAGCAGACTGCATACCACTTTTTCTATGGAATAAAAAAGTTGATAAAGTCTTCGGACTTCACTGCGGTTGGAAAGGAATTGTTAGTGGTATTATTGAGAAGGTCTTAAGTTCTGATAATGGCAAAGATCTAGCTTTTGCATTCTTGGGTCCACATGTCTCTCAAGCAAATTTTGAAGTTCAAAAGGATCTTATTTCTGCATTAGAAAGAGCAAACTTTGATACTTCCAAGGCTTTAGTTGAGAAAAAACAGGGTTTTTATCTGTCTTTGCGTGAATTATGTCGCCAAAAATTAGAGAATTTTTCAGTTGAAATTATTAACAAAGAATCAGAGTGTTCTTATGAAAAAAAAGATAAACTTTTCTCTTTCCGAAGAGCGAAAGCAAAAACTTCTAATAACATTACTTTTACTTGGTTATAA
- the rsmD gene encoding 16S rRNA (guanine(966)-N(2))-methyltransferase RsmD gives MSSKLRIISGTLGSRRIKTSKNANLKPTPEKLREKIFSWLKPNIENSECLDLFAGSGSLGIEAISNGAKSCTFIEQNPSLYKNLKDNISSLNVVDKSKLHRTRAEDFVRRFKEKGFNIIFFDPPYARDYYGDFLCKVIDRVSLSGTIIYVEQSAHDKVLKNQNLKMLKTSKTGDALGSIFTVNK, from the coding sequence ATGAGCAGTAAATTAAGAATCATCTCAGGCACTCTAGGTAGTAGAAGAATCAAAACATCGAAGAACGCTAATCTAAAGCCCACTCCAGAAAAACTTAGAGAAAAAATTTTTTCATGGCTTAAACCTAATATTGAAAATTCTGAATGTTTAGATCTTTTTGCAGGTTCAGGTTCTTTAGGCATTGAGGCCATTTCTAATGGAGCAAAATCTTGTACTTTTATTGAACAAAACCCTAGTCTCTATAAAAATTTAAAAGATAATATTTCTTCCTTAAATGTTGTAGATAAATCAAAGCTTCATAGAACTAGAGCAGAAGATTTTGTAAGAAGATTTAAAGAAAAAGGATTTAACATTATTTTCTTTGATCCACCTTATGCAAGGGACTATTATGGTGATTTTTTATGTAAAGTTATAGATAGAGTTTCTCTATCAGGAACAATAATTTATGTGGAACAATCAGCACATGATAAAGTGCTTAAAAATCAAAATTTAAAAATGCTTAAAACATCAAAAACTGGTGACGCTTTAGGATCAATATTTACTGTGAATAAATGA
- the accC gene encoding acetyl-CoA carboxylase biotin carboxylase subunit — MKQSKKILIANRGVIAIRALRAARELGYSVASVYSTIDRDQKHLKLSDEAICIGPPETKDSYLNEAAIISAAELSGADAIYPGFGFLAENASFAEKCRESGFKFIGPDPEVIAIMGDKIKAKELAKSLNIPVVPGYEGEISTENEAIKIVEEIGYPVIIKASAGGGGRGMRVVNSSDELWQSIQSAQNEAELAFGDGKIFIEKYLKKPRHIEVQIFGNGKGEAVHLFTRDCSLQRKYQKIVEEAPALNIDNQKLEEIQNLSVEACKKLNYEGAGTIEFLYENNDFYFIEMNTRIQVEHTVTEMITGVDLVQAQLLLALENKYDFKQEDLKVNGHAMQCRINAEDPETFVPSPGRIERVHRPGGYHVRFESQIYSGYQVPANYDSLIAEVIVKDKDRDRVINKMRVALQELVVEGIKTNQNLHQRILEDKGFLNLDYYIKYLEEKIIK; from the coding sequence TTGAAACAATCTAAAAAAATTCTAATTGCTAACCGAGGCGTTATTGCAATAAGAGCACTACGTGCCGCAAGAGAGTTGGGATACTCAGTTGCATCTGTTTACTCTACGATAGACCGAGACCAAAAACACTTAAAGCTATCGGATGAGGCAATCTGTATTGGCCCTCCTGAGACTAAAGATAGCTATCTTAATGAAGCAGCAATAATTTCAGCCGCAGAATTATCAGGTGCTGATGCAATTTATCCTGGTTTTGGTTTTCTAGCAGAAAATGCTTCTTTTGCTGAAAAGTGCAGAGAAAGTGGTTTTAAGTTTATTGGACCTGACCCAGAAGTAATAGCAATTATGGGCGACAAAATTAAAGCTAAAGAATTAGCAAAATCTTTGAATATACCTGTAGTACCTGGATATGAGGGAGAAATTTCTACTGAAAATGAAGCAATTAAAATTGTTGAAGAGATTGGCTATCCAGTAATCATTAAAGCTTCTGCAGGTGGAGGAGGAAGAGGTATGAGAGTTGTTAATTCATCGGATGAGTTATGGCAATCAATCCAATCTGCACAAAATGAAGCTGAATTAGCTTTTGGAGATGGAAAAATTTTTATTGAAAAATATTTAAAAAAACCAAGGCACATTGAAGTACAAATTTTTGGTAATGGTAAGGGTGAGGCAGTACATTTATTTACTAGAGATTGCTCTTTGCAAAGAAAATATCAAAAAATTGTTGAAGAAGCCCCTGCCCTCAATATAGATAATCAAAAATTAGAGGAAATTCAAAACCTATCAGTAGAAGCTTGTAAAAAACTAAATTATGAGGGTGCAGGAACCATTGAATTCCTGTATGAAAATAATGATTTTTATTTCATTGAAATGAACACAAGAATTCAAGTGGAACATACAGTTACTGAGATGATTACGGGTGTAGATTTAGTTCAAGCTCAATTACTTCTTGCACTTGAAAATAAATATGATTTCAAACAAGAGGATTTAAAAGTTAACGGACATGCTATGCAATGCAGAATAAACGCTGAAGATCCAGAAACATTTGTTCCCTCTCCAGGCCGAATAGAGAGAGTGCACAGACCAGGAGGTTATCATGTAAGATTTGAGTCACAAATCTATTCTGGATATCAAGTGCCAGCAAACTATGATTCTCTTATAGCTGAAGTAATTGTCAAAGATAAGGATAGAGATAGGGTGATTAATAAAATGCGGGTTGCCTTACAAGAGTTAGTTGTTGAAGGGATTAAAACCAATCAAAATCTACATCAAAGAATTTTAGAAGATAAAGGCTTTTTAAACCTTGATTATTATATTAAATATCTTGAGGAGAAAATTATTAAATGA
- the trxA gene encoding thioredoxin, whose product MANDINKDNFSSEVLENDKLVLVDFWAEWCGPCKQISPRLEELANKYSENLTVCKVNVDENRELAIEYNIRSIPALIIFKSGEMVDSLIGAVSLEELEDLVTRNL is encoded by the coding sequence ATGGCTAACGATATTAATAAAGATAATTTTTCCTCGGAGGTCTTGGAAAACGATAAATTAGTCCTAGTAGATTTTTGGGCTGAATGGTGTGGACCATGCAAACAAATTTCTCCAAGACTTGAAGAATTAGCTAATAAATACTCAGAAAATCTAACGGTATGTAAAGTAAATGTTGATGAGAATAGAGAATTAGCTATTGAATATAATATTAGAAGTATCCCTGCTTTGATTATTTTTAAGAGTGGTGAGATGGTTGATAGTCTAATTGGGGCAGTGAGTTTAGAAGAGTTGGAAGATCTTGTAACTAGAAATCTATAA
- a CDS encoding uroporphyrinogen-III synthase, translating to MNIIDTRAKGNFEFVEMNSIKNIPLFKLVPIEYSFEDKNFQNIIFQSSPAVENFRDLSSLQDKQIFAMGKGTEATLLQSNLVAKIPTSPGSDGLMETIKENSKGDDYLIVKGEGGLDQIENELEEMGKNVKQICCYKREKFQNYEHLKEDFESANIIIFPSKFSAEIYFKEINFTHQKTFLGISPRINNYVESLGFKIKLLDYFSDNLEKKIKEII from the coding sequence ATGAACATAATTGATACAAGAGCTAAAGGAAATTTTGAATTCGTAGAAATGAATTCAATTAAAAATATTCCATTATTCAAGTTAGTTCCGATTGAATATTCCTTTGAAGATAAAAATTTTCAAAATATTATTTTTCAAAGTAGTCCAGCTGTTGAAAATTTCAGAGATCTAAGTTCACTGCAAGATAAACAAATTTTTGCTATGGGTAAAGGCACTGAAGCAACTCTTCTTCAAAGCAATTTAGTGGCAAAAATACCAACTTCCCCTGGCTCTGATGGATTGATGGAAACAATAAAAGAGAATTCTAAAGGAGATGATTATTTAATTGTTAAAGGAGAGGGTGGGTTAGACCAAATTGAAAATGAGCTTGAAGAAATGGGTAAAAATGTAAAACAAATTTGTTGTTATAAAAGAGAAAAATTCCAGAATTATGAGCATTTAAAAGAAGATTTTGAAAGTGCAAATATTATTATTTTTCCAAGTAAATTCTCTGCTGAAATTTATTTCAAGGAGATAAATTTCACCCATCAAAAAACCTTCTTAGGTATATCGCCTCGTATCAATAATTATGTTGAGTCACTTGGATTCAAAATAAAATTGTTAGATTATTTTTCTGATAACTTAGAGAAAAAAATAAAAGAAATTATTTAG
- the accB gene encoding acetyl-CoA carboxylase biotin carboxyl carrier protein → MDLRKIKKLIEMLQESDLNEIEVKEGEESVRINRKKGDVEIPQQIVAPQVQSKEIVDNVDEPEENLSFIQSPMVGTFYRSPAPGKPPFVEIGQRVKKGDTICIIEAMKMMNQVKSEFDGKIVDIKVENGQPVEFNESLVSIETI, encoded by the coding sequence ATGGATCTTAGAAAAATTAAAAAACTCATCGAAATGCTTCAAGAATCTGATTTAAATGAAATTGAAGTTAAAGAGGGTGAAGAAAGTGTTCGAATAAATAGAAAAAAAGGTGATGTTGAAATTCCTCAACAGATAGTTGCACCGCAGGTGCAAAGCAAGGAGATAGTGGATAATGTAGACGAACCTGAAGAAAATTTATCTTTTATTCAATCTCCAATGGTTGGTACTTTTTATAGAAGTCCAGCACCGGGTAAACCGCCATTTGTTGAAATTGGACAAAGGGTAAAAAAAGGAGACACTATCTGCATAATTGAAGCCATGAAAATGATGAACCAAGTTAAATCTGAATTTGATGGAAAAATAGTGGATATAAAAGTTGAAAATGGACAACCAGTAGAATTCAACGAATCATTAGTATCAATTGAAACAATCTAA
- the hemB gene encoding porphobilinogen synthase yields MITRNFPKTRARRLRKNSVIRDLISETSLNNKKLIQPLFVSDTVKGVEEISSMPNQFRFDQNSVLKEIEELKGLGINSIALFPHLKSIEKDNEGSEALNPENFLCDTLKKIKQHFPDLVVIVDVALDPYTTSGHDGILKDGKVDNDLTLDALSKMSITLTHSGADILAPSDMMDGRIGYIRDELEKNDFKDTVILSYAVKYASSYYGPFRDAVGSKQKEGISKKTYQMDFRNSKEARKEVELDIQEGADILMVKPALPNLDVIKVVSEEYDLPVFAYQVSGEYSMLMNGIDKNLFDSNVIPETLVSIFRAGSSSVLTYFAKWIAENNG; encoded by the coding sequence ATGATAACAAGAAACTTTCCAAAAACCAGAGCTAGAAGACTCAGAAAAAATTCTGTGATTAGAGATTTAATTTCAGAAACATCTTTAAATAATAAAAAACTAATTCAACCATTGTTTGTTTCTGACACAGTTAAAGGAGTGGAAGAAATTAGTTCGATGCCAAATCAATTTAGATTTGATCAGAATTCAGTTTTAAAAGAAATTGAAGAACTGAAAGGACTTGGTATAAACTCAATTGCTTTGTTTCCACATCTCAAGTCTATTGAAAAGGATAATGAGGGTTCTGAGGCACTAAATCCAGAAAATTTTTTATGCGACACACTCAAAAAAATAAAACAACATTTTCCTGATTTAGTTGTGATTGTTGACGTCGCATTAGATCCCTATACAACTTCAGGGCATGATGGAATTTTAAAAGACGGAAAAGTTGATAATGACCTCACTCTTGATGCGCTTTCTAAGATGTCAATTACACTCACTCATTCTGGAGCTGATATTCTTGCACCATCGGATATGATGGACGGTAGAATTGGATATATTAGAGATGAGTTAGAGAAGAATGATTTCAAAGATACTGTTATTCTTAGTTACGCCGTAAAATACGCCTCTAGTTATTACGGGCCATTCAGAGATGCAGTAGGCTCTAAGCAGAAAGAGGGGATATCAAAAAAAACCTATCAAATGGATTTTAGAAATTCAAAAGAAGCAAGAAAAGAAGTTGAATTAGACATACAAGAGGGTGCTGACATATTGATGGTTAAACCCGCACTTCCAAATTTAGATGTTATCAAAGTTGTTTCAGAGGAATACGATTTACCTGTATTTGCATATCAAGTGAGTGGAGAGTATTCAATGCTGATGAATGGTATTGACAAAAATTTATTCGACTCTAATGTAATACCTGAAACTCTAGTGAGTATATTTAGAGCTGGTAGTTCATCAGTATTAACATACTTCGCTAAGTGGATCGCAGAAAATAATGGCTAA